The sequence below is a genomic window from Trichosurus vulpecula isolate mTriVul1 chromosome 5, mTriVul1.pri, whole genome shotgun sequence.
GCTACCTCTGGGGGGTAAGAAGAGATGAGATTTTGGGAGGCTTTTTTCCATCTTGGGGAGATGTAGAATCCTCTCAGCCAGAAGAAATAACTCTGAtcattgtttttttcctctttatttaggAGGTGGCATTGGCTGCTATCACCTGCAGTGACaagatttggggggtggggaagagtagGCATTTCCTGGGAGATACTATCAGTCTCTATGTTGATATTTTCCAGTATATCCTCTGCATCCAGAAAACTGTCTACAAGATGAGTCACTTCTATTCCCTCTGACTAACACTGTTGTCAGAAAAAAAAGGCATGGGTTGTATATTAAAAGAAATATGACATGAAAAGATATCTGCAGGATCTCAGTTTTGTTCTCCCTTCTTCATTTCATAAAGGATTCAAACATACCTTTAAGGAGGACTAGCAGGTGGTTAAATTTTACTCTAACACAAGGCTTATACATTTAATTCTCCCTCCTACATACTGAATGAAGCCTTTAGTAAGTTGCTTTCCTCAGGCATTTAGGGGAAAAGAACATATTGATTTTAgcactaaatataaaatatataaaatatgacacTTTaggtattatataataatatataatataatagaaatatataatattaaaaatataaaatataaaaatatgagaTCACAGCTGCCTCTCAAAGATtctaaattacattaaaatattattattgaaGTGAGAGGCATTAATGTGGTACATACATATTGAGATGGCAAGATGGCTGTTCTCGGAgtgaagaaaacctggaaagttCTGAACCAAGCCTGACTGTTTGAACCCTTCAGGTCACTTAACAGCAtatcccagacaactctctaaggctatggTGATGGAGCCGATTACAATCTGTCTCgatattagtagagggagtttacaAATAGGAACTTTCTACAGTAGACAAATCacaagggggaggaaggaggaggagggaaaagaaaggaggaaggaggaaaaggaggaggaagagaagaaggagaaagaggagaaggaggaggaggaggaggaagaagaagaagaagaagaagaagaagaagaagaagaagaagaagaagaagaagaagaagaagaagaagaagaagaagaaggagaagaagaagaagaagaagaagaagaagaagaagaagaagaagaagaagaagaagaagaagaagaagaagaagaagaagaagaagaagaagaagaagaagaagaagttttGTAGTTTTGAAGAAATAGTGAGAGGCACTGGCATCAGGCTGTGAGAGTATGGAAGAAGGGGGCGGGGTGGAATTGTGAAATAAGATTCAAAGAAGGAGACAATAAGcactgccaaattccagaatctgAATTATAGACATAAATGTGGAACTAAGTAGAACATAAACAATGCTAAATAGATACTCAGATAAAATGTTCTATAAGATTTTTTGATATGAAATTaggattgggggagggaagctCTATCTGAAGATCCTCAGTTGTTTAGAAGATTGTCTTCAGTCCCTTATAAGATAAATGACAAATgccactttatatttatatatgtattttcctaGATCAATACTATCAgacaataacattttaaaagtcattcagtTCATGTATGTGGACCATcttgcagaaaagaaaaaacatttttcaagaCCATCTTCCTGATATGCCACTTCAGTTTGTCAATAGGATGAGACACATGGAGTATTGCTAAAGTAACTTTTCTATCTCCCTGTACCCAGCATCATCTGCCCCTCTCCATACATTCTCCATATATAGTTCCCTAAAACACAAGTTTGATCATGTCTCATCTCACTGTGGCTTCTGTACAAAAAAATTTCGGTGGATCTCTtatcctctagaataaaataaaaattgttgcACATTTGAAGCCTTTTACAACTAGGATCCAAACTGTGTTTTCATACTTCCATTATTCCCTCTATGCCAAAACTATTCTCTGGTACAcagtgacattccatctcttgtctctgtgtctttgcacaatACAATGTCCAAAGATGCTTGGAAAATTCTTACTCCTCCCCTTCACCCCTTGAAGAAAGCCCCTAGGTTCCATCTTGGattgacttatatatgtgtaatgCTTCTTCCAAGCACAATTGAAAGTCTATTTGCAACTTTAGAGGACTAGTCAGCTGGTAAAATATTATCCTCATAGAGAAGTAATAATTTTTCACATAACTCATATAAAAATTGTTTAATGATCCCAATTGATCTTTCATgttcattaaatatattttaaagcataTTACACACTTAATTTCAACAGAAGTTTTCACTGAATGTGGGATATGAATATGGACCAGAGGCTGCTGCCAAATGGatggttctttttttcctaaatgacTCATTAAATGAAAACAAGTAATGAATTTCattctaaaataaaaagagaaagaaataaaaaggttgtTTATGTGAAGGACACCAGAAGGTATCCAATGCAGAAGTGTGATGTTCTGTGGAGTTAAAGCCAAACTGAGTTGCTGATGGAAAATAGAGAGTtaccattaattaattaatgacatttaataaatgcatctttttGTTGCAGAGAAAGGTCCTCAGGATGTTAAGACCAATCCCCTTATGAAGGATTGATGGCAAGACAGTGGATAAAAGTCACATAGAAGGATATGGCATGAATGAGTCTGCAATTTGCATAATATCCAGAAATGTCAAAGTCAATAAAGTCTCAAAATCCtatgaaaaaaatctcattacaacctttttatttctttcttcttttattttagaATGAAATTTATTACTTGGTTTCATTTAATGAGtcctataggaaaaaaaagaaccatcCATTTGGCAGCATCCTCTGGTCCATATTCATATCCCATATTCAGTGAAAACTTCTGTTGAAATTAAGTGTGTAATATGCCTTAAAATGTATTTCATGAACACGAAAGATCAATTGGGATCATTAAACAATTTTTATATGAGTTATGTGGAAAATTATTACTTCTCTACGAGGATAAAATTTTACCAGCTGACTAGTCCTCTGAAGTTGCAAATAGACTTTTAATTATCCACTTGGTTCTGCTGCTTTACATCATTTCATGCACTTTTTACATCATCTCCAAATTTTTTATTGTGGTCCCTATGTTTGAACACACACTGCTAATATAGTATATTTATTAACTTGAGGGAGTTCAATTAAGATTATCTCATTTCTCACCAAGctgcactactttgggacttctcggACTTCTCCACCCTGCTTTGGGTACCTTGTgctatcttcccctattagactgtaaactccttgagggcagggactgtctttctattttcatattcatatccccattgcttagcactgtgcctggcacatagtaggtcgttaatgaatgtttattgccTGCCTGACTGAAACAGAAAAAATCTACCTGTCagctcctgaaagaaactccaaaatgaaaattcccaggaatatcacagccaacaactagagtttccaggtcaaagaaaaaatgctacaagcagccagaaagaaagaagtacTAAGTAAGGATCACATATGCTAAAGCAGCCCCTACTctaaaggagcagagaacttggaatgtGACATGTCTTAAGGCAAAGGAAATGGGCTTACAACCTAGAACAACTTAGCCAGCAAAACTTAGTACTTAATACTAACTAACAAAACTTAATACTACAAAGTGAAAATGGgtctttaataaaatagaggacttccaagcattcctaattaaaagatCATAGCTGCAGAGaaattttgaagttcaaacaTGAGAGTGGAGAAAcataaaaagctaaacaaaaatgaacagtgataaaggactaaacaatgATAAACCACTTACATTTAAATATGGGGAAATATACATGTGTCCCTCTGAATCGTATCATTATTAGGGTTCATATGAGGGTTCCAATTAGATAAGGtctgggagtggttctgttatgtcttgatgatatTAAGAAATGAATGGAAAGAGAATGGGAACAACAATGCACTGGCAGGGGAGAAGGTTAGGGGAGATTATCTCATAATTTGGATGCATAAGTAGACATTTATGCAAATTAGcagtggtgggggcgggggggggaggtgaCTGACATgagcctcactctcatctgaaccagtcaaaaaaaggaaaaacacagacacacacacacacaccatgaccaccaccaccaatgacaaaaatgactatgatgatgatgatggctgaACAAAAGGTTAAATAACGTGCCCAGAGTGacagagctagcaagtatctgaggtaggatttgaactcaggtcttttttattccaggttcagcactccatTCCCTATTATCACCTAGCTGCTTTACTCTgtttcaagcaaaggctaaatTTGTTAAGTAGGGGGAAATTCTTTGGGGGACAGGGTACATGGATAGAACTagaagatcctttccaactctgagattctgtaattcgaTTCAATTTGACTCGATGGAATGGCAATTTTTAAAGGATCTGTGATGAACAATACAAAGTGCTAGATGCTGGTGATTTAGGGATGAAAATGACACAATCTTAGCCCTCAAATGGCTTGAAATATGATGGACAAGGCAAATAAATAGAGGCAATTTGGACAACAAACCAGGAAGAAATGTGGACTAAACAATGATAAACCATTAACATTCAAATATGGGGAAGCTGGAAAGGCAAGAAACCAAGAAGCTAGGCAACAATCCCTTGACTTCTCTCTAGCGATCAGGATGGCGAGGTAAGACTTCTGTGTGACATCGAGCCTTTTAAAGGAGTGCCTCAAGGCTTTTGAAATAGCCCAACCTTGCCTTAAATGGATCCAGCTTCCCAAGAGAGCTAGTTATTACTGAGAACTGTATCTTCACCTTTTTTAAATACTCTGAGTCAGATGGGTGAGACAATGCTATATTCTCAGGACAAGGAGGAAGCTCTGATGAGGGCTGGCAGATGCTGTCTTTTCCAAGTCCTTAGATCATAGATCTGGGGAATCTCAGTCTAGAGATCAAGGACAGTGATGAGCTACCTTCCAAGATAGTGAAAGAATTTATAGCTATGATGCTAGGAATCACTGTTGGAAATTCTTGAAAAATCGTGGAGAATGAGAGGCACCAAGAGTAACACAAAAATATACTATTGACAATAGAAATCTCATGGAGATATGACGTTTCTAGTGGATGAGAGAAACTATAGAAGCATGACATTTTGGTGTTATAAGGGACTTTGAAAGAAAATTATCCCGCCTCTACATTTGTTACACGAGAAAACTGTGGACCCAAAAAGGCTAAATTTCTAGTCTATAGTGACACAGCTACTTCTTAGAAGGGCTGAGATGAGACAAGAACCAAGATATCTGAGGGATTTGTAGGATTCTCAAGAGTTGTCTCTGGTATTGCCCCCGCCTGAATTGATACCCACCATAACAGATTCTCTGGTTTGTAAAATTATCCATGAAACCActtcaaattaagcaaataaataattggtttgattttatgcatttcacTTCCCACATGTAGCTTTGTTGCTCTGTTTGAGGCACATTCAGAATGTCTGGTCTGTTGCTCAGGACAACAGCAGTGACATTGACAACGGGTGTGGTGATGctacagagaagggagaggttaCTGTCATAAAGAGAAAGGTATAAATACACTCTATTACTACTTTAAAGGGGAAAAGGTGGGGATAACCTGCCTCTGTGATGCTCTGttttgaggaagaaggaaataccTCTGAGCCTTAGAATTCCCAGCTCAGGCTCAGTCTGATCCCATTGAATACTCCTTTCCAACAGCATCCACATCTATTCAATACCACTGGGGaacaggagaggaaggaaaactgGACTTCATGTTTTCCTGCACTCCCTAACTTCATCATTAGGATAGATAAATATCTTGGCATAATCATgaagtacatttttctttttgttctctttgctgGTGAGTATCCATGGTTtctatctttttgttgttgttcaagttGTTTCAGTAATTtccgactctttatgaccccattttggggttttcttggcaaagttactggagtggcttgccatgtccttctctggctcgtttttacagatgaggaaactgaagcaaacagggttaagtgacttgccctgggtcacacagctagttaactgtctgaagccagatttgaactcatgaagatgagtcttcctgattccaagcccagtgctctacccactgtgccatctagcttcccttATGTAACAGGAAAAGTCTGGGTTCTTGACTGGGAGAGATTAGAGGTGGGAGATGTAAGGAGAGTATGGAGACAGTTATGGGGAGCAGATGTACACCTTCTACTCTTTGACTCTCCCCCACCTTAGACAAGTGTCAGGTACATTTTCATGTTCCCAAGCCAAGGGTGAGCAAATATTATAAGAGAttaagatcatggatttagagttggaagggaccttagaggcctttGAATACAATTTTCTTTCCCTATCCTACTTAGGTTATTAGAAAGCATCAGCCCCATTACTCTTTGGGGAAACCCCATTTTAATAACAGTAGAATGAAACTCAAAACATTTGTCCCCTCTCCAATCCTAGAAGCTGAAGAGACTgtattgaattctctccctcccatcatcCTAGGTCCTTGCATTTCTGCTAGTGTCTGGGGATAGTTTGGTGTGGTAATGGCAATCACCTCATTCTACCATTTCTACTCATCTCCCTTGCTGCTTCTGTTTGATAGATAGTAAGAGTACGGAAGCAACAAAGCAGCAAGCCCAAGAGTAGTATCAACTGAGGGCAACTGAGTGAGCGGAAGAATGCTCTGTTTTTCTGATCTTGTAACCtgacttccttctccatctttccCCCAAGGTGAATTTTCGTTTGGTTATACAGATGAGCAGAGCGATGATCCTGCACCTTACCTAGTATATATCAAAAACCAGTTTAGCCCCTGTGTAGGTGTTCTGATCCATCAACAGTGGGTCCTGGCAGCCGCTCACTGCTACTTACCGTAAGTGACAAGGCTTCCATGCCCAAAATATAGCTCCCTCTCAACCTGTATTTTCTGGAGTTCTGTAACTGGAAACCATTTTTTAAGGTTATCACAttccacttcctccaggaaggaTGGTACCAGGGTCAAATAGAAGGGTTAGCTGTGTCCTATTAAACCACTCCAGATCAGTAGACAttatagaaagggagagaggatggTGGGGAATGTTCTGAGTtgataagcaaaaaaaaagaggtttaaTAAACATAGAGGTTGTTAAGGTGGGAGGTAATAAGGATTGAGGAGGTCGTGGAACATGTCAGGTCAAGGTACGAGAACGTATAGTCTCTGTGCTAAGAGACAGTGTTGTAGAAGAAATAAggagggtttttggttttttaaataaaaagaccTTCTAGAACTTTAGAAGAAtgaatttagaaaaggaagacagtATAAGTAGCACCAAGTCAGAGGAAAATTAGGTAAAGTGTGTTTTAAGAAAGCCTCAAACGAAGATACGGTTCTAAGTTGATTCGTAAATTCCTTCTCCCCTTACTCTCAATCTCTCCATCACTATCGCAGAAGCCTCAAAGTGAAGTTGGGAAATTTCAAGAAACGAGTTAGAGATGGGACAGAGCAGACCATTAATTCTGTCCAAATCATTCGTTACTGGAATTTGAGCGCAGATTCTTCCGAGCACAACCTCATGCTTATCAAGCTATCCAAACCTGCAGTCCTCAATGAAAAGGTCCAGCCCATGGCTCTGCCCACTAAAAGCGTCCCTGCAGGCACAAAGTGTGTTATCTCTGGCCTAGACTGGAGCATAAAAAATAGTGGTGAGTAGTCACACGACTGCAAATAGGTCATCGTAAAGGAGTCTAGGGAAATGAAtggatgggtgaatgaatgaaaaaaattgttataaGCTTACTAAGCTCTGGGTTTAAGAACAGAAAAGTGATAGTGATACTGATgtcaaagaactcacattttaCCAGGGAGGCAGTAGATAAAAGAATTTTCAGCTTCAAATTAAATGGAAAGGCCCCAATGAGAAGGGGATCCTTAATGTGTGGAAGCAAAGCAAATGGTAGcacattttttttagtttcatttccACTGATAGAAACCATATCTGTTGATCTCTTTGAAGAATTGGTGgggagaactttcttttctgggtcttcagtaactCCACCTACTTAAGAAGCAGGGGTTCAAGAAGGAAGTTGCTAGGTAGCATCCTCACGATTGCCTGTTGGTGCTCTGGATAATGGCTTCTGGAGCCAGGCTAGAAGCCAGGCCGGTGGTCTAGGGGGTGCTGCTATTCCTTGGGTCTGGGGTTCAGAGACCTGAGTGGACAGCCTCCATCAGGGTCTGAAGGGAGGTGGAGACAGTGATTTGACTCACATGGCACGCATGTTACCTTGTTTCTCCTCAGGATGGCTTGCTGCTGTTACTTAGCTTCGCTGAATTTAGACTATCTTTTAAATTAGTATATCCTGGACTCCCTACAACTCTTGGTCTTTCCCCCTTTGggtcttatttttcattttttctcataaaGTATTACCTTAGGTTCTCTCCACTTGTGCTTATTCATCCCATGCTCTTTGCCAT
It includes:
- the LOC118852430 gene encoding probable inactive serine protease 37, encoding MKYIFLFVLFAGEFSFGYTDEQSDDPAPYLVYIKNQFSPCVGVLIHQQWVLAAAHCYLPSLKVKLGNFKKRVRDGTEQTINSVQIIRYWNLSADSSEHNLMLIKLSKPAVLNEKVQPMALPTKSVPAGTKCVISGLDWSIKNSGKHPDLRQTFMAPLLSDKECQQTKEGKVSKNRICVKFLKSFERIFMEAVLATVICKDKIQGIEVGNFLGGNIGVYTNIFHYIPWIQKIISTR